A segment of the Coffea eugenioides isolate CCC68of unplaced genomic scaffold, Ceug_1.0 ScVebR1_3340;HRSCAF=4539, whole genome shotgun sequence genome:
ttcaTCGCCATACTTAACCTTGATGTCGTGATTCTTGAATAAATATGTATGATGTGTATGCGTAAGTTGGCTTATAAACATAGTCCAGCTAAGTATGCTTCATTACTGAGTCTGACAATACAAGAAATCCTTGAATAAATCGTTCATTCCTTTGTTGAGGGTAAGAGTTGCATTAATGGGCTAATCATCCCTATCTTTCTCAACataatgggtttgtttggatagaggattatttgccaaaatttatttgtttacatcatcattacaattttcaacacacctttttatctcacatacatcacatcacaaaaagtgctacagtaaaaatatctcaaataatttacaatccaaatatCTCGGGATTCAACTCTTGTTTCTTCCATTGCAGCATCTATTTTTCCTGCTTTCTCATGATACTAACAGTGTCTACTttagaaaagaataaaagaaagggataatttcagaaacctcccctgagatttctaaCAAATTCACTGAACTCCCTtgaggtttgaaaaattacacctacctcccttgatttgatagttttagtaacaaaacctttaaataatattgacttggtcaaatttttaaataaatatccaaaaatgtccttgtgtaatgagttttaatttatttcccTACACAATTATAATATTATCTAGTATAATTCTAAGGAAAAAGTGTCACATTTTTCATGTCCATAcatactatttgataaacaactataataataattttatcactatgataggatacttttgatagtattttattatggatttcgatttacaagataaaaaaatgttgaaataattgatttagagtttatgaatttttttgaatagtgggattatcataatttagtagtaatttcgggccatttctttttatttatttttaattttaataccaaaaaataaaaacaactaTTAGCAAAAAAATATTGGATTACTCATAAAGTTAACTCacaaaaaaaatcactagttcgACAATTGGTTACAATAGAAACTAGAGGTAATAGTGGTAGTTCTACagttttattggcaaaaaaattttttaaaaaaaggaataagaaggaaaaataatgaaaaataattttaaaagtcattCCAAGTAAAAGTATACCAAACaagggaatttcattaaaatattcaAGGGCagtattatcattttaaataacaagagaggtatgtgtaattttaaaaatcttgagggagctaaatgaaattgttaaaaacctcaagggaggtttatgaaattatccctaaaagaAAGGAACAAAGCTATTGCTAATATTCTTGATGAATAATGGCTTTTCTATCAAGTGCATATTTGTCACTAGATTCCCAATTTCCAAGCAAGGGCATAAAGGGCATTTAAGTGTAAAAGTATTGCCTATAAATACAAGGAACGAGGAAAGTTCTTCCATGCATAAAACCTAGTTTCGACAATTACAACCAGTTATAAAAATTCCATTATCTCCGTTAGTAGCTAGCTAGCTCGCTAAGTGAAAAATGGCTGCAGCCATAGCCAACTACAACATCAAAATGAACGAACTCACAGCCGACCGTAATCTtctattttctcaaaattcatacaGCGGTTTTATATTTTGCATGCATGTGCATAGGTTTCTTTCACAAattctttctccttttttttgtgTTGCCTCAATTACAAGTGGTGAGTATTTTATTTTCCTGGAATTGAAATGAGTTGTTGTTTCCTGATGGAAATCAGTGGCTGTGGAGGGATTCCAATCAGCTGAAGTGGATGCTATAATGAAAGCAGTTAGAGACGACAAGACATGGAACGCAATTGAGAGGGTGAATAATGATCATATTCCTATCATAAcatttttcattctttcttgGGCGTGTGGTATTGATTTGTTTCAGCAATACTATTGCTGAGTTGAATCAAATATCAAAGGCGCCCTTCAACTTATTCACGGGTTTTATGTGTGTTCTAGCATTTTTATAGTTAACTTGCACGAGTCagtctttaattttttttttttggggcaatATGTAGTCATTTTATTAATTTACCGATAATCAGCTAGCTAATTCCTAAGACATTCATTAGCTAATCCCCATTCCAGTATCAACTCTAGATTCTCCTTAGTCCGAGGGGCTTTTGGCCAAGAGCAAGTAAACTGCAACACCTTCATTACTGATAAAACCAGCTGAAACATTTGAGTTTGCAGATTGCTGAAAAATTCTTCTATTCCTTTCCTGCCATATATGCAAGATATTGTGGCATATAGGACCAGTCGCCTAAGTCTATCAGCAAAAGAATCAGACATCATATGTTTACTCCACCATCTCACTTCCATTTTGCCAACTCATGCTTCCTCTATATAACAAGTACATTTTCTGTACTTTATCCCAGAAGAATGAGAAAATTCACATTGGAAGAAAAGATGGTCAATGGATCTAGGAATACTTCCATATAGTACACAAAGAGGTGATATGTTCTGCATCTTCCACCTGCATAGCGTATCTTTGCTCATCAACTTCCCTTGAATAGCTAACCAAAGTATGAAGGCAAATTTAGGAATATAGCCCTTTGGTTCATACAGTTCAGTCCGcaactaaaaatttttgaacgTAAGAATATCACAAAGTACAACATAAACTTTATGTATTGTGGGATTTGttttagctaactaaaaattTGGTATATTGTTTATATAGAATGGTAaatcttttatttgaaaagaaagaacAGACCAGCGCAGTATGAATTTGAGGTCATGATAGGAAATTTCAAAGCAGTATGTTTATATAGAATATTGGCTTCTCGGTTTTAGTCGATTTGTTTGACTAACCTTCTCCCCCAGTAATATAATTTCTTACTAATTTGTCAGATGGGCTGAGTTTTTGGCTACTTTTCTaaagggtttgattaattttgattttttggggCTTACAGAATGCCAACCTCCAAGGTTTATGTGGTATTCCTACTGCAAAAAAGGCAGACGTAACAGACATTAATGTAATAGAGATGGCAAAATTTTCAGTGGACAAGTACAACGAGGAGGCTGGGACCAAGCTGGTGTTCATGAAAGTGATTGCCTGCGCCTTGTGGAATCTAGGTGTCGTCACTGTCTACGCGCTTCTCATTCAAACTCAGGATAGCAAGGGCACATATATTGATAAAGCAGTGGCTGTTGATGTCACGATAATCGGAAAGAAACTCTTATGGTACAAACATTAATCAAGAGCTGCTCTTGAATTGAGAATGATTAACGTATTTTTACTAAATACTTCAATTATCTGGTCTCTGTGTGTGGTCAAGTGTTATGTGTGGATGTTTAAAAGAATAGATGTATTGCTGAGATACACCTCCCTTGTACTGTAATGAATCTTGAAGGTGCCAAGAATGcaccaataaataaataaaaccagcTGTGTGTGTTTGAGTTcatgtatatgtatattttgTTTCTCCATTAATTAATTCCATGCAGCGTCCAATCTTTGCGTTTTGAATGTTGATTGATTACTCTACTCATGATTAGTTATAAAGTCCTGCTAAATGAAGCTTTATTAAAATCGCGATCCATGAGTCACACAAGTGAAATTAAACACAACAAAGTGGCAAAGAAAATCATTGCAGTGTGTGAGAGGCTACACTGGCCTAAACAAATTGCAGTGTGTGAAAATCATTGCCTGTGTGTTTCTGGGAACATTCGTTTACCATTTGAAGGACGCAGAAATGTGGCATTTTAATGGTAAAGATGAGTAGATGAGGCTAGAGTATTGGCCAAAAAAATGAAGTTGGCTGCCGGGCTGTGATTACCATGTACGTAACTGCTGGGCTGGGAAAAGGCGGAAAATGAAGTTGGCTGCCGGGCTGTGTAGCCaacttttaaaacaaaaaatttttgactggttttttttttaaaacaaaaattttcttctGCTGCCGGGCTTTGCGGCCTGGCAGCCAGtcaatcttaaaaaaaaaaaaatttggacgACACAGCCCGGCAGtcagtgcttttttttttaaaaaaaaattctttggcTGCCGGGCTATGTAGTtaaccttaaaaaaaaatttttgactgttttttttttaaaaatttggacGACACAGTCTGGCAGTCAgtgctttttttaaaaaaaaaaaaaattcttttgttGCCGGGCTATGTCAGCGGCagctatagtattttttttttaaaaaaaattcttttgttGCCGGGCTGTGTCAGCCGGCAGCTATAGTAATATACAACACAATTG
Coding sequences within it:
- the LOC113757823 gene encoding uncharacterized protein LOC113757823 isoform X2 — its product is MTEVIANYNIKMNEFAANMAVEGFQSAEVEAIMKAVGENKTWNAIEGLSDTNANLQGLCGIPTAKKADVTDINVIEMAKFSVDKYNEEAGTKLVFMKVIACALWNLGVVTVYALLIQTQDSKGTYIDKAVAVDVTIIGKKLLWYKH